The Lutzomyia longipalpis isolate SR_M1_2022 chromosome 2, ASM2433408v1 DNA window GGACGAGCAGGTCGCGTTGGTCTCACGAGCAACGATGGAATTGCTGTAATTCTTACAAGGACGTGTCACGCCGTAAGTTTACTACACACACATTTCTTGTTCATCTCTTTAATTATTGCATTTAtgattatatacataaaaggTAATATCTCATCTCCATCGAATGGCGTTCATCAATTACAAAATAACTTAAGACTCCTCTATAtcatttataagttttttttactgaaaaaaataagaatctCCACTGAAAGATCTATAAAGATGTACGTCGCGCTAATTATCCAGAAAATGGGTTGGCATTATCTTGGAATGATATTTTTGGCACGAATCCCGATTCACCATCCACTGAGTAAGACACAGTCATGAGCCGATTGTCAGGCAGCAGGACGGAGTATTGTCCTGTAACCTTGCCGGCTGCATCTCCGATTTCATTCTTATCGAAAAATAGATTTTGTTCCGGATCCTTCACTTCATACTGATACTCATACtgcaatattaaattgaaaaaaaaaaataaatacactGCTAggaatcctttaaaaaaatgtaggatAAACTACCGGTTCAGGCCTCTCATCGGGACCCTGAGGCCGTGAGATCACAAGGGTCACAAATGCACACAAAGTAAAAAGGATCTTccacattttctctttttctttctttatacAAAATCAGTCCTTTGTCACTATGTTATATACTCCACTCTTAAGACACCACTGGTAGCGTTTCCTTTTTAGCGATAGATAATATGCAAGAGACAAAAAGCAACTAATGACAAGGTGCTGACTTTTCGTGCTTTTTATACCGCATGGCGCTCTATTGTCTCTCTTTTTCGCAGTGCGATCTGCCCGTGTGCATGCTGGGGGGATAAGATGAAATGTTGGGTCAAAGGTAGTTTTCTTAGTTCTCTTTCAGAGGCATAACTCCCCacttggaaaaattctcaggAGAAGGGGAGTTGATATGCTTCTCCTTCCGCAAATGTATAATATCATCACAAGATGatcctgaaaattattttttttgtctatagattaaagataaaatttctgtataaaaattttacttttaagaagatcaatcataaaaaaatattcaggtATCTATATcctgataaataaattgatttcttaaagatttagggagcaattttggacaaaataaaatatattttgtcttttgtgaagtctacaaaagacattttatgaagagcaattttgaataaaatatcttttgggagacttttgatatattttgtcGTCTTTTGTGACGTGTTTTTCTTTCGAGTGGAGAGTTtcagatggaaaaaataagaagaagataacattcctattaggttatgtttacgattggggcaattgaacaatctgaactgaattaatttttagggaaattaaGTCAAACATGCGTGTTGTCTATTAGGTACCCCAAGGATGTTGGGAAAACCAAAAAAACCATCTAGTTTTTAGCTCATCAGTTCGATTTTCATTAcaccaagaaaatgttaatgagtCACTCTGATATGATTCTCTTTTACATGAATTGATTGactcatattttattgcattaattagCCCTACATATTTCGTTTTTGCACATAAGAAGTCGCATCGGGAACATAGGGAAGGGATCTCTGATCCAAAATCCTGATTATATAGGGTTAGAACTTGTCAGCGatctcccaaatttttgcCGGAAAGACAGAGAAATTCTCCATAACATTTTTGCCCAACACCgctaaaagggaaaatggacacagctaaattggctgaatttcatatcattccacaaattctctttgcacaaagcttcacaattacccgaaattgcattattatcCCTATTTCGAGAAACATGAcagaaaacttctaaaaaatgcAACGCGTAAACACCAgtttgacaaaagattttgattttataaaagcacctcgacgagatgcttgtaaaacacaaaatatttcttgtgtaatgtacaaattattttgtgcaaaattaca harbors:
- the LOC129790029 gene encoding pro-resilin-like, with product MWKILFTLCAFVTLVISRPQGPDERPEPYEYQYEVKDPEQNLFFDKNEIGDAAGKVTGQYSVLLPDNRLMTVSYSVDGESGFVPKISFQDNANPFSG